A window from Primulina huaijiensis isolate GDHJ02 chromosome 13, ASM1229523v2, whole genome shotgun sequence encodes these proteins:
- the LOC140956332 gene encoding plant UBX domain-containing protein 3-like: MEDQTESMNGHPHMAVINTFCGITNCAFKSEALFFLESHNFDLDAAVSTFFDTGGSVSAVAVEIDSPVRSQSQDSPSGESESPPSRFRSPSPPPASRSYNLRSSASDKTAAATYSWRKGRTGSRIKTLGDLKRVSDGGDESNGDPDFDLQEYYTGGQKSGMLVQDSSRSRAADDVDAIFDQARQSGAVQRSVKHLLPPTSRSFTGTVRLLSGDASSTPHHPQVINHYIICWRNGFTVDNGPLRMLDDPGSASFLESISMSECPKELAPADKRTKVLVSLTRTDENYQEPQTNHLPFQGVARTLGSTSDMEPSNIVITALTAAPNPSPTLVVDNTQPSTSIQLRLADGTSLIAHFNNYHTIRDVRGFIDASRPDVPPTYQLQMMGFPPKQLTDLCQTIDQAGIANSVVIQKL, translated from the exons ATGGAGGACCAAACGGAATCCATGAACGGCCACCCTCATATGGCTGTGATCAACACTTTCTGCGGGATAACCAATTGCGCCTTCAAATCGGAGGCCCTCTTCTTCTTGGAGTCTCACAATTTCGATCTCGACGCCGCTGTTTCCACTTTCTTCGATACCGGCGGCTCTGTCTCCGCCGTCGCCGTGGAGATTGATTCACCAGTGCGGTCTCAGTCTCAGGATTCCCCTTCTGGCGAATCGGAATCGCCCCCTTCGCGCTTCCGATCCCCCTCGCCGCCGCCTGCCTCCCGTTCGTACAATCTACGCTCTTCTGCTAGCGATAAAACCGCCGCCGCCACGTACTCCTGGAGGAAAGGACGTACCGGGAGTCGAATTAAGACTTTGGGAGATCTGAAACGGGTTTCGGATGGTGGGGATGAGTCTAATGGCGACCCGGATTTTGATCTTCAGGAATACTACACCGGAGGGCAAAAGAG TGGAATGCTTGTTCAAGATTCATCGAGATCAAGGGCAGCAGATGATGTAGATGCTATATTTGATCAAGCAAGACAATCAGGAGCAGTACAGAGATCTGTCAAACATCTTTTACCTCCTACCTCCAGAAGTTTTACTGGAACAGTGAGGCTACTCTCTGGGGACGCATCTTCCACCCCGCACCATCCTCAAGTCATTAATCACTACATCATTTGCTGGAGAAATGGCTTCACAGTGGATAATGGGCCTTTGAGGATGTTGGACGACCCTGGGAGTGCTTCATTCTTGGAG AGTATTAGTATGTCTGAATGTCCGAAGGAACTTGCTCCAGCCGATAAGAGAACCAAAGTTCTTGTTAGTCTCACAAGGACGGACGAAAACTACCAG GAACCCCAAACAAACCATCTTCCCTTTCAAGGTGTTGCCCGAACTCTAGGTAGCACCAGTGACATGGAACCGAGCAATATTGTCATCACTGCATTGACTGCAGCTCCAAACCCGTCTCCCACCCTAGTTGTTGACAACACACAACCTTCTACATCGATTCAGCTTAGGTTGGCAGATGGTACAAGCCTGATCGCACACTTCAACAACTACCATACCATCAGAGATGTCCGGGGTTTCATTGATGCATCGAGGCCCGATGTACCACCAACTTATCAACTGCAGATGATGGGGTTCCCTCCAAAACAACTTACTGATCTGTGCCAGACAATAGATCAGGCTGGAATAGCTAACTCAGTCGTGATCCAGaaattataa